Proteins from a single region of Enoplosus armatus isolate fEnoArm2 chromosome 6, fEnoArm2.hap1, whole genome shotgun sequence:
- the agbl2 gene encoding cytosolic carboxypeptidase 2, with protein sequence MPVRNSTLGTLHAEKTSTTAVSAIRNWWNTCQMEKSDTNDSNTEDDEEDLAGRRRLSINLNQTLRTRQLLIDFDGGRPILSLRAPLDLVNFPSISRPRWPIECDVINDVIHHIEWDPPEPEPFYQPTGHERMPMPAGEERGKVVYCIDHATKRPYYTCSRVGGSKGPVKSTPSYDINQTDFTLEFESCFESGNLQKAVQVGVYDYELTLRTDMYTRKHTQWFYFRVRNMKAGVTYRFTITNLMKSSSLYSHGMRPLLYSERAAKEKGVGWQRIGCNIRYYRNCNQNTKDNNSDTIALYSLTWTLQFPCDSDTCYLAHCYPYTYSHLQRYLRRISSNPAVASYCTLRVLCHSLAGNAVYVVTITSRGGGRVEGRTKKAVVVTARVHPGETNASWMMEGFLDFLLGDSEDAQLLRDTFVFKVVPMLNPDGVIVGNYRCSLAGRDLNRNYKTLLRDSFPCVWHTRNMVERLMAETDVVLYCDFHGHNRKNNVFMYGCNNRGDASLKLHERIFPLMMSKNASNKFSFKSCKFRVQKSKEGTGRIAMWRLGIQNSYTMEATFGGSTLGDRRGTHFTTRDLKSLGFYFCDTLLDYCDPDPAKTTYCLTELAALVRKEVRERMGKDLGTNCNISVSDLETSTSGSNSSDSDGLPVHLLNQTAQPEQTPVKKKKKRLRSHKERNRLRPERVKNNTQPKVLQSSIKNIESNLPHENTVQESIKERPVGRHRKKWQANGLIRKAVIPPPTTHPGEVSQVTLWQGCEPIKDDCLDNMKAACLHHREKVCPHLSTCTAVSPHTDDPGMDAGQWRCSSQLLHLRALLPSSLNVLHSNQQQHHFSRQSFVSYNVCRGLPSSLAGPHRSPSSLCVKIVPHVVPTKRLLSSFTTDKFNGRHIFRHRNSLRVSEHYYMSESSSTSHTDTTKTTRQNVEPEEDFSEAGLSRLRCIPFGEQNQRELTTDIPLRETEARSSLFVPVLRDKDLRGNRLCKETLGDKRHLGVLSPVSKPSGLAKMELSRPQSDTLVRLQAKDIRRYHPGRESQISTAAQEAMVTRPSQSAPL encoded by the exons ATGCCTGTGAGAAACTCCACCCTCGGCACCTTACAT GCAGAGAAAACATCCACAACGGCTGTCTCTGCCATCAGGAATTGGTGGAATACCTGCCAGATGGAGAAATCAGACACCAATGACTCCAATACAGAGGACGACGAGGAGGACTTAGCAGGGAGGAGGCGAT TATCTATAAACCTAAATCAGACTCTGCGGACCAGGCAGCTGCTCATAGACTTTGATGGTGGCCGACCTATTTTGAGTCTCAGGGCACCGCTGGACCTGGTTAACTTCCCATCTATCTCCCGGCCCCGTTGGCCCATAGAGTGTGACGTCATCAACGACGTTATCCATCACATAG aGTGGGACCCCCCAGAGCCAGAGCCTTTCTACCAGCCCACCGGACATGAGAGGATGCCCATgccagcaggagaggagagggggaaagtgGTATACTGCATTGACCATG CCACCAAGCGTCCCTATTACACCTGTTCCCGTGTCGGAGGAAGCAAGGGGCCCGTGAAGAGCACCCCTTCTTATGACATCAATCAGACAGACTTCACCCTTGAGTTTGAGTCATGCTTTGAGAGTGGGAACCTTCAGAAGGCTGTGCAAGT GGGTGTCTATGACTATGAGCTCACGCTGCGCACAGACATGTACACCAGAAAGCACACGCAGTGGTTTTACTTCAGGGTCAGGAACATGAAGGCTGGAGTCACCTACCGCTTCACCATCACCAACttgatgaagagcagcagcctGTATTCTCACGGTATGAGACCACTCCTCTACTCCGAGAGGGCTGCCAAGGAGAAAGGTGTTGGATGGCAACGCATCGGCTGCAACATCAGATACTACCGTAACTGTAATCAG AATACAAAGGACAACAACAGCGACACAATCGCCCTGTACTCGCTCACCTGGACTCTCCAGTTCCCCTGTGACTCAGACACCTGCTACCTGGCCCACTGCTACCCCTACACGTATTCACACCTGCAGCGCTACCTCAGGCGCATTTCCTCCAACCCGGCGGTTGCGTCATACTGTACACTGCGGGTGCTGTGCCACAGCCTGGCTGGGAATGCCGTGTATGTGGTGACTATAACGTCACGGGGGGGCGGCAGGGTGGAGGGCAGGACCAAGAAGGCTGTGGTGGTGACGGCCCGAGTGCACCCCGGGGAAACCAACGCGTCCTGGATGATGGAGGGGTTCCTAGACTTTCTGCTCGGGGACTCAGAGGATGCTCAGCTACTCAGggacacttttgtttttaag GTGGTGCCAATGCTGAACCCAGATGGTGTGATAGTGGGCAATTACCGCTGCTCTCTGGCAGGCAGGGACCTCAACAGAAATTACAAGACACTGCTCAGGGATTCCTTTCCCTGTGTGTGGCACACCCGAAACATGGTGGAAAG GCTGATGGCTGAGACGGATGTTGTTCTTTACTGTGACTTTCATGGTCACAACCGTAAAAACAATGTCTTCATGTACGGTTGTAACAACCGAGGTGACGCTTCGCTGAAGCTTCATGAGAGAATCTTTCCACTAATGATGAGCAAGAATGCGAGTAATAAG TTCTCCTTTAAGAGCTGTAAGTTCCGTGTGCAGAAGAGCAAAGAGGGAACAGGACGAATCGCCATGTGGAGACTTGGCATCCAAAACAGCTACACCATGGAGGCCACCTTTGGAGGCTCCACTCTGG GCGACAGGAGAGGAACACATTTTACTACTCGAGACCTGAAGTCCCTTggcttttacttttgtgacacCCTGCTGGACTACTGTGACCCTGATCCAGCAAAG acCACTTACTGTCTGACAGAGCTGGCAGCATTGGTTAGAAAGGAGGTCAGAGAAAGGATGGGAAAAGATTTAGGCACCAACTGTAACATCTCTGTGTCTGACCTGGAGACCAG CACCAGTGGTTCAAATAGTTCAGATTCTGACGGACTCCCAGTTCATTTACTGAACCAGACTGCCCAACCAGAG cagactccagtgaagaagaaaaagaaacgcTTGAGGAGTCATAAGGAGAGGAACAGGCTGCGACCAGAGAGAGTGAAGAATAACACACAGCCCAAGGTCCTGCAAAGCAGCATCAAAAATATT GAGTCCAACCTGCCCCATGAGAACACAGTTCAAGAGAGCATCAAAGAGAGGCCTGTTGGAAGACACAGGAAGAAATGGCAG GCAAATGGCCTAATACGAAAAGCTGTGATCCCGCCTCCCACCACTCACCCTGGGGAGGTCAGTCAGGTGACACTGTGGCAGGGCTGCGAGCCTATCAAG gaTGACTGTCTGGACAACATGAAAGCTGCATGCCTGCATCACAGAGAAAAAGTGTGTCCACATCTCAGCACATGCACAGCTGTGTCACCTCACACAG ATGACCCGGGGATGGATGCAGGACAGTGGAGAtgctcctctcagctgctgcaCCTGAGGGCTCTCCTTCCATCTTCACTGAATGTCCTTCACTCCAACCAGCAACAGCATCACTTCTCCCGACAATCCTTCGTCTCCTATAATGTCTGTAGAG ggCTGCCATCTTCCCTTGCAGGACCCCACAG GTCTCCCTCATCCTTGTGTGTCAAGATAGTTCCACACGTTGTTCCAACAAAGCGCCTGCTGTCAAGTTTCACCACTGACAAGTTCAACGGCCGGCATATTTTTAGACACAGAAACTCTTTACGGGTCTCAGAGCATTATTATATGTCTGAGAGTTCCtccacctcacacacagacacaaccaaGACCACACGGCAGAATGTGGAACCGGAAGAAGATTTCTCAGAAG CGGGTTTGTCACGGTTGAGATGTATACCATTTGGAGAGCAGAATCAGAGAGAGCTCACCACTGACATCCCCCTGAGAGAAACTGAAGCTCGCAGCAGTTTATTTGTGCCTGTGCTGAGGGACAAAGACCTAAGAGGAAATCG ACTATGCAAAGAGACTTTGGGGGACAAAAGGCACTTGGGTGTTTTATCCCCTGTGTCAAAGCCTTCAGGCCTCGCGAAGATGGAACTTTCACGTCCACAGAGCGACACCCTCGTTAGGCTTCAGGCGAAGGACATCAGACGCTATCACCCTGGAAGAGAAAGCCAAATAAGTACGGCTGCACAAGAGGCAATGGTCACAAGACCATCACAGTCTGCCCCACTGTAG